A genomic region of Cryptococcus neoformans var. grubii H99 chromosome 13, complete sequence contains the following coding sequences:
- a CDS encoding acetolactate synthase, small subunit, giving the protein MSHRALSAPLRALRGTRLQQTATRCASTKTPAPPKPIDDSTSALDYKLHKHGRRLPHLVTQHPRSPSAEEAVTNILYNTPPPSTEPFKRHRLNCLVQNEPGVLSRVSGILAGRGFNIDSLVVCQTEIRDLSRMCIILKGQDGVVEQARRQLEDLVPVWAVLDYTKTSCVERELLLAKVSILGPEFAEAQLSGPIPHTSFEHAVENQSPENPPSFVAQGETQGDDKIQRELALARSFESAGQPAPARALYPNRSGTGQDMSASEALIAKNLHLSAIKTLADQFGGRVVDVAENSCIVELTAKSSRVDSFLSLMRPFGVLEAARSGVMVLPRTPIPRYSEEDELAAEKEEIDVSLLPPG; this is encoded by the exons ATGTCCCACAGAGCTCTTTCCGCGCCTCTTCGCGCCCTCCGCGGTACTCGCTTACAACAAACGGCCACAAGATGCGCTTCCACAAAGACTCCCGCCCCTCCAAAGCCCATTGACGACAGCACCAGCGCCCTCGACT ACAAACTCCACAAGCACGGCCGAAGACTGCCCCATCTCGTTACCCAGCACCCCAGGTCCCCTTCTGCTGAAGAGGCCGTCACCAACATTCTTTACAACACTCCCCCTCCCAGCACTGAGCCCTTCAAGCG ACACCGACTGAACTGCCTTGTTCAGAACGAGCCTGGTGTCCTCTCTCGCGTTTCTGGTATCCTTGCCGGTCGAGGTTTCAACATTG ACTCTCTTGTCGTCTGCCAAACCGAAATCCGAGACTTGTCCCGAATGtgcatcatcctcaaggGCCAAGACGGCGTGGTCGAGCAAGCCCGTCGTCAACTCGAAGACCTCGTCCCCGTCTGGGCCGTGTTGGACTACACCAAGACATCCTGTGTGGAACGCGAATTGCTCCTTGCCAAAGTCTCCATCCTCGGCCCCGAGTTTGCCGAAGCCCAACTGTCGGGTCCCATCCCCCACACCTCGTTTGAGCACGCGGTGGAGAACCAGAGCCCGGAGaaccctccttcctttgtCGCCCAGGGCGAGACGCAGGGGGATGACAAGATTCAACGCGAACTCGCTCTTGCTCGCTCCTTTGAATCTGCCGGTCAACCCGCTCCTGCCCGCGCGCTCTACCCTAACCGTTCGGGGACAGGTCAAGACATGTCTGCAAGCGAGGCGTTGATCGCAAAGAACTTGCACTTGTCTGCTATCAAGACCCTTGCCGACCAGTTTGGCGGACGGGTGGTGGATGTGGCTGAGAATAGCTGTATCGTCGAGTTGACTGCCAAGAGCTCGAGGGTCGACTCGTTCTTGAGTTTGATGAGGCCGTTTGGTGTCCTCGAGGCGGCTCGGTCTG GTGTGATGGTTCTCCCCCGAACTCCCATTCCCAGATACagcgaggaagacgagttGGCtgctgaaaaggaagaaattgACGTTAGCTTGCTTCCTCCCGGATAG
- a CDS encoding U6 snRNA-associated Sm-like protein LSm6 — MSSPGSQGEPQPVSGSPSEFLRNIVGKRVKVRIGSGVDYTGLLTCLDGYMNVALEQAEEWAGEVKTAAYGDCFLRGNNVLYISALEDL, encoded by the exons ATGAGCTCCCCAGGATCCCAAGGTGAACCCCAACCCGTCTCCGGGTCCCCGTCAGAATTTCTTCGAAACATTGTTGGCAAGCGCGTTAAGGTTAGAATAGGAAGCGGAGTGGACTACACTG GTCTTTTAACATGTTTGGATGGTTACATGAACGTCGCTCTTGAGCAAGCAGAGGAGTGGGCGGGAGAGGTGAAGACTGCCGCTTACGGTGATTGTTTCTTGCGAGGTAACAATG TTCTCTACATCTCAGCATTGGAAGATTTATAG
- a CDS encoding dipeptidyl aminopeptidase, with amino-acid sequence MPAQDYDHPRSSTSTIYHDNLDIDPFQEKHTAFRDDPTIERGINAYPDDDDGEGYTVESSRTRPRSKSRKILAILVAIIAFAGTIGVLAASGYSVPSFSSKGGTRHITMDHVFNGTFNAYSKQVDWVKEAEDGTFSHINKEGNIVLNTVRNMTTDTLLVNASLVLDLEGNQLRWTGWALSADMQYVLFKTDHLKQWRHSSFGNYWIHRRQDSVTFPVIPPKNPPTIAKCTWSPVGHALAFVSKNDVYIISEDNLSSVSSSSSSSPPHVRVTTDGSHTIFNGVPDWVYEEEVLESDTALWWSPDGKRIAFLRSDESKVHDFKLQYYNPSDDAFKVHQYQTELDMKYPKPGTPNPTVTVHTFSLSSLSSSSSSASATTQRLTWPGEFPLPDRIITEIGWVADDALLVKEIDRAAKDGNVVLFQFGDQRGTEVEGEIVRRLGKDGEEGDDGWIDHGQNVIPVKGLVQGYLDIVPNQGYNHIALFTPLNASKPRWITAGEWEVTEISGLDTKKGLVYFTAATPSIDRHIYSIPLPTSASNDDEADQDASMSSMTALTDTTSPGYFEASFSPKAGYYVLGYRGPEVPWQRLIEAGSGDDRADVLLEGNTELNKTISEFLKPLVTRTTIENDGYELNMLEILPPNLDITGRKKYPVLIRVYGGPGSQMVSNRFERDWHSYLAASQRYIIIMLDGRGTGFRGRNLRNPVRDDLGHWEVQDQVAAAREMAKRVYVDRSRIGIWGWSYGGYMTCKAIEADSGIFTLGMAVAPVTDWRYYDSIYTERYMSTPSANKDGYTTSAVNNVTSFSGDRVDFIWAHGSGDDNVHYMNSAALLDKLTQEQVRGWRFRMFTDSNHSMDKRMAYREVYEWMNDFLEEKWGKGGTVHH; translated from the exons ATGCCAGCACAGGACTATGACCATCCACgctcatccacatccaccatATACCACGACAACCTGGACATAGATCCATTCCAGGAAAAACACACGGCTTTCAGAGACGATCCCACCATCGAGCGAGGTATCAACGCCTATCCagacgacgacgatggaGAGGGCTACACTGTCGAGTCGAGCCGA ACACGGCCCCGGAGCAAGTCACGTAAGATACTCGCCATCCTCGTCGCTATCATCGCTTTCGCAGGTACCATCGGTGTGCTCGCTGCGTCAGGATACTCGGtaccctctttctcctccaaagGCGGGACAAGGCATATCACCATGGACCATGTGTTTAACGGCACGTTTAATGCTTACAGCAAGCAGGTTGACTGGGTTAAGGAGG CGGAAGACGGCACGTTCTCGCATATCAACAAGGAAGGAAACATTGTCCTCAACACTGTCCGCAACATGACCACCGACACCCTCCTCGTCAACGCTTCCCTCGTCCTTGACCTCGAGGGCAATCAACTCCGCTGGACGGGATGGGCCCTCTCAGCCGATATGCAATACGTACTCTTCAAAACCGACCATCTGAAACAGTGGAGGCATTCGTCGTTTGGGAACTACTGGATACACCGCCGACAAGATTCCGTCACTTTTCCTGTTATCCCGCCGAAGAACCCGCCGACTATAGCAAAGTGTACGTGGTCGCCTGTCGGGCATGCGTTGGCATTTGTCAGTAAGAACGACGTCTATATCATCTCGGAGGACAACCTCTCCTctgtctcctcttcctcctcctcttcccctccacATGTAAGAGTGACAACCGATGGAAGCCACACAATCTTCAACGGTGTCCCCGACTGGGTatacgaagaagaagtgctTGAATCGGATACCGCCCTCTGGTGGAGTCCTGATGGCAAGAGGATCGCTTTTTTGAGAAGCGATGAGAGTAAAGTACATGATTTCAAATTGCAGTATTATAATCCATCGGATGATGCGTTCAAGGTGCATCAGTACCAGACCGAGCTGGATATGAA ATACCCCAAGCCTGGTACACCCAACCCCACCGTCACAGTCCACACAttttccctctcttccctctcatcctcctcctcctccgcctcgGCCACCACACAACGTCTCACCTGGCCAGGCGAATTCCCCCTCCCAGACCGCATCATCACCGAAATAGGCTGGGTTGCCGATGATGCCCTCCTCGTTAAAGAGATTGATAGAGCCGCCAAGGACGGGAACGTCGTTCTCTTCCAGTTTGGGGATCAACGTGGAAcagaggtggaaggggagattGTGAGGCGGTTAGGGAAGGACGGggaggaaggcgatgatggatggatCGATCAT GGCCAGAACGTCATTCCCGTTAAAGGGCTAGTCCAAGGATACCTCGACATCGTGCCCAACCAAGGGTACAACCACATTGCGCTGTTCACTCCGTTGAACGCTAGTAAACCTCGGTGGATCACTGCAGGGGAATGGGAAGTCACCGAGATATCGGGGCTTGATACCAAAAAGGGTCTTGT TTACTTTACCGCCGCAACCCCTTCTATCGACAGACACATCTACTCGATCCCCTTACCCACTTCCGCGTCcaacgatgatgaagcgGATCAAGACGCATCGATGAGTAGCATGACAGCATTGACAGATACCACTTCCCCTGGATACTTTGAagcttccttctcgcccAAAGCGGGGTATTATGTCTTGGGGTATAGAGGGCCAGAAGTACCTTGGCAGAGGTTGATAGAAGCTGGGTCTGGAGATGATC GAGCGGATGTGTTATTGGAAGGTAATACAGAACTGAACAAGACCATTTCAGAATTCTTGAAACCTCTAGTCACGAGGACGACTATCGAAAATGATGGATACG AACTAAACATGCTCGAgatccttcctcccaatCTCGACATCACCGGCCGCAAAAAATACCCCGTCCTGATCCGCGTCTACGGCGGACCCGGCTCCCAAATGGTGTCTAACCGATTTGAAAGGGATTGGCATTCTTATCTCGCCGCCTCCCAGCGGTACATTATCATCATGCTCGACGGTCGTGGGACGGGGTTTAGAGGTAGGAATCTGAGGAACCCGGTGAGGGATGATTTGGGGCATTGGGAGGTGCAGGATCAGGTCGCGGCGGCGAGGGAGATGGCGAAGAGGGTTTATGTGGATAGATCCAGGATTGGGATTTGGGGATGG AGTTATGGAGGATACATGACTTGTAAGGCTATCGAAGCCGATTCTGGTATATTCACTCTCGGGA TGGCTGTCGCACCCGTCACAGATTGGCGTTACTACGACTCCATCTACACCGAACGATACATGTCGACCCCCTCCGCCAACAAGGACGGGTACACCACCTCGGCAGTGAACAACGTCACTTCCTTTTCGGGCGATAGAGTCGATTTCATCTGGGCACATGGAAGCGGGGACGATAATGTCCATTATATGAATAGTGCGGCGCTTTTGGACAAGTTGACACAGGAGCAAgtgagaggatggaggttTAGGATGTTTACTGATTC GAATCATTCAATGGATAAGCGCATGGCGTACCGGGAAGTGTACGAGTGGATGAATGATTTCTTGGAAGAAAAGTGGGGTAAAGGAGGGACTGTACACCATTAG
- a CDS encoding solute carrier family 25 (mitochondrial citrate transporter), member 1 produces MSAQAKGKAKEKPIASLLAGATAGGVEAFITFPLESVKTQLQFGALDGGKPLTPYQALKSTIQQRGVHGLYAGCTAVVIGNAVKAGVRFTTYDQFKSLLKDDEGKLTAPRSMLAGLGAGMSEAIIAVTPSETIKTKMIEDSKLAQPRYQGLVHGVQTIIKEEGYRGVYRGVGPVMLRQGANSAVRFSSYSTLKQLAQGSAVPGEDMPGWMTFGIGATAGVITVYSTMPFDVVKTRMQSIHAKQEYRNAFHCAFRIFKEEGVFKFWKGTVPRLGRLVMSGGIIFTVYEKTYPLVAAVL; encoded by the exons ATGTCCGCCCAGGCTAAAGGGAAAGCCAAGGAAAAGCCCATCGCTTCTCTCCTCGCAGGTGCCACTGCCGGCGGTGTCGAGGCATTCATCACTTTCCCCCTCGAAAGTGTCAAGACCCAACTTCAATTCGGTGCTCTCGACGGCGGCAAG CCTCTCACCCCGTACCAAGCCCTCAAATCTACGATCCAGCAAAGAGGTGTCCACGGTTTGTATGCTGGTTGTACGGCGGTGGTGATCGGTAATGCCGTCAAGGCCGGTGTGCGGTTTACTACTTATGACCAGTTCAAGAGCCTTTTGAAGGATGACGAG GGCAAGTTGACAGCTCCTCGGTCAATGCTTGCAGGTCTTGGAGCGGGCATGTCTGAGGCTATCATCGCTGTTACTCCTTCAGAAACTATCAA GACAAAGATGATTGAAGATTCCAAGCTTGCCCAACCGCGATACCAGGGCCTCGTACACGGTGTACAGACTATcatcaaggaggaagggtaCAGGGGTGTTTATCGTGGTGTCGGTCCTGTC aTGCTCCGACAAGGCGCCAACTCTGCCGTCCGATTCTCTTCCTACTCGACTTTGAAGCAGCTCGCTCAAGGGAGCGCAGTGCCGGGGGAAGATATGCCTGGATGGATGACTTTTGGGATCGGTGCGACTGCTGGTGTTATCACTGTTT ACTCTACCATGCCCTTCGA CGTGGTAAAAACCCGCATGCAATCCATCCACGCCAAGCAAGAGTACCGCAACGCCTTCCACTGCGCCTTTAGGATcttcaaggaggaaggtgtgTTCAAGTTTTGGAAGGGGACTGTTCCCCGATTGGGTCGTTTGGTC ATGAGCGGTGGTATCATCTTCACCGTGTACGAAAAGACGTACCCGCTTGTAGCCGCGGTTCTTTAG
- a CDS encoding claudin family protein — MRGEHCVAGATILSVISVILLIFAHIGQVSSGPLVKSIYMAEINVAAYGSGLQGATNASAGGLYDTSGTDLMGTFSGLRQYYRYGMYNACGYQKDGAGICNSSAFAYPMEPFGGIIGDVPRTFRLQTLNLVPSSTFRDDSYNHGMSKAGSGLIFVGSCAAALALIFGVIKLRLTFFIASVCAGVGAFLLMLGAALWTAVIAKDAWVNNVRITHGYRLGIYVTAGPSIYLVWVAFALTSLSCLPYVIACCTYRK; from the exons ATGAGAGGCGAACATTGTGTAGCGGGCGCAACCATCCTCTCAGTCATCTCggtcatcctcctcatcttcgcccACATTGGCCAGGTTAGCTCCGGCCCTTTGGTCAAGTCCATTTACATGGCTGAGATCAACGTTGCTGC CTATGGGAGCGGTCTCCAAGGGGCCACAAACGCCAGTGCAGGCGGCCTGTACGACACCAGTGGGACAGACCTTATGGGAACTTTCAGCGGTCTCAGACAGTACTACCGCTACGGCATGTACA ACGCTTGTGGCTACCAGAAGGATGGCGCGGGGATTTGCAATTCTTCCGCTTTTGCTTACCCTATGGAGCCTTTTGGCGGTATAATCGGTGATGTTCCCCGCACGTTTAGGCTGCAGACTTTGAACCTCGTTCCTTCCTCGACCTTCAGGGACGACTCTTATAACCATGGGATGAGTAAGGCAGGAAGTGGTTTGATCTTT GTCGGCTCTTGTGCTGCTGCCCTCGCTCTCATCTTTGGTGTTATCAAGCTCCGACTTactttcttcatcgcctcCGTATGTGCTGGTGTCGGAGCCTTCTTGCTCATGTT GGGCGCCGCGCTTTGGACAGCAGTCATTGCCAAGGATGCGTGGGTGAATAATGTAAGGATAACACATGGTTACAGGCTAGGCATCTATGTCACTGCCGGCCCATCCATCT ATCTTGTATGGGTAGCTTTCGCCCTTACATCCCTTTCTTGCTTGCCATACGTCATTGCCTGCTGCACCTACCGCAAGTGA
- a CDS encoding AP-2 complex subunit sigma: protein MIKFILVQNRQGKTRLSKWYAPYDDDEKVRLRGEVHRLIAPRDQKYQSNFVEFRDDKVIYRRYAGLFFCVCVDSNDNELAYLEAIHLFVEVLDAFFQNVCELDLVFSFYKVYAILDEVFLAGEIEETSKQVVLDRLDYLEKLG, encoded by the exons ATGATCAAGTTTATTCTCGTACAA AATAGACAAGGCAAGACACGTCTCTCAAAATGGTATGCGCCgtacgacgacgacgaaaaG GTCAGATTACGGGGAGAAGTACATCGGCTCATAGCGCCTAGAGACCAGAAATATCAATCCAACTTTGTCGAG TTCCGGGACGACAAGGTCATCTACCGACGATACGCcggtctcttcttctgtgtCTGTGTGGATTCCAACGACAATGAGCTCGCGTACCTCGAGGctatccatctctttgtCGAGGTCCTCG ATGCGTTTTTCCAAAACGTCTGTGAACTGGACCTGGTGTTTTCGTTTTACAAG GTGTATGCGATCCTGGACGAAGTGTTCTTGGCTggggagattgaagagacGAGCAAGCAAGTGGTGCTGGACCGACTGGACTACCTGGAGAAGCTGGGTTAA
- a CDS encoding fungal specific transcription factor, with product MKAPAEKLSKTKNYAPYDAASPKSLQPPLLPHKPKSNSSRPSQPPTPTDTTTDASGQSTYKVARAISSCTRCRSRKQKCDGKLPACSACERAKVECIGFDAISKTNISRNYLHQLEQEVTSLRAQVAALTSNDPIGRTKKGIAANASQALSAYRSDFPIDPSLPDDRSPRSSYDSSIPAGPSSYSSQHQRRLSDFPFSSTPANDSPRSTFAHTPNSRPHPTGQAASLHATSLTRLVHDAALRTGHATNGGPSLNPSGSNASSSDRGSVHGGVDSPILGIDREEPHNSPDMVLTPHSGHKRHPSASPLAASATLSVSSGGKPKRKIAIPPLPPQPAVERLVAAYVDFVGVTGPIIHIPTLGKQLLKIREGTDVEEGDIFVVMMVLALSTMASSRFVDPPDDLRACSEAFHAEAMKHLDAVFEEQSYVSLQAILLLVWYSLLNPDKGSIWFLVGLATRACVDLGYHNEHNVQVDQLDALELDMRRRLFWCTYKMDRLLSQSLGRPPSIPDGFVNVPLPSNLHDIDIHAGHYGPLTGEPCSYKAVFLHTTKLRQLQSEILFNTYGVHGSTGRLPSDEWFDDCYGRLKHWLKTAPEPRGTVSTEGFELSFHNSCLLLFRPSPGCPRPGRKALSTVLTSSGYIIRIYRRMQLNNRISWLWMTSHFSFMAGLSFLYAYFNLYSMGGGHDVPSIDDAMMDIESCLGVLEFLAPRVPSAAACHDTLRTLSQAIFKQLSDLDPPHTTVTSSPNRRSLLRSAPISSSREDPLPNVFPAPLPPVALPYELSLLDNLFRNPMASHNKASDYTSNKLCGKRKAEAEGYNQSTPLSMPSRAFHSAGEYPASQSSSGHGNGTISDPSTMMGTFGMAAHLNLHPGSNLPLFPPSSGPNLSTLANTAAAAAAAGSFTPAGEASNGAMLNVDNEQNGFDIFSFLMDDEGGLGMNGFSLDVPADFSLWG from the exons ATGAAGGCTCCCGCCGAAAAACTGTCCAAGACGAAAAATTACGCCCCCTACGACGCCGCTTCACCAAAGTCTCTGCAACCTCCATTACTCCCCCACAAACCGAAGTCGAACAGCTCGAGGCCATCACAGCCGCCCACGCCCACGGACACGACCACCGATGCTTCCGGGCAATCCACGTACAAGGTTGCCAGAGCAATTTCCAGTTGTACCCGATGTAGATCACGAAAACAAAAGTGCGATGGTAAACTTCCAGCATGTAGTGCATGCGAGAGAGCCAAAGTGGAGTGTATCGGCTTTGACGCGATAAGCAAAACAAACATCTCAAGAAA CTATCTGCATCAGCTTGAACAAGAGGTGACCTCTTTACGTGCCCAAGTCGCTGCTCTTACTTCAAATGACCCCATTGGTCGCACAAAAAAAGGGATCGCCGCCAATGCCTCGCAGGCGCTTTCGGCCTATCGCTCTGACTTCCCTATTGATCCATCCCTCCCTGATGATCGATCCCCACGTTCTTCATATgactcttccatccctgcCGGACCCTCGTCCTATTCTTCCCAACATCAACGACGGCTTTCGGattttcccttttcatccACGCCCGCAAACGACTCACCCCGGTCAACTTTTGCTCATACGCCTAATTCAAGGCCACATCCTACAGGCCAAGCTGCGAGCCTTCATGCGACATCCCTTACTAGATTGGTACATGATGCTGCCCTCAGAACGGGCCATGCAACCAACGGAGGCCCGTCGTTAAACCCGTCTGGTTCCAACGCCTCAAGTAGTGATCGTGGGTCTGTCCATGGCGGAGTCGATTCGCCCATTTTAGGCATTGATCGTGAAGAGCCCCACAACTCGCCTGACATGGTGTTGACGCCTCATTCTGGCCACAAGCGTCATCCGAGTGCATCACCGCTTGCTGCTTCTGCTACGCTTTCAGTGtcgagtggtggtaagcCCAAACGCAAAATCGCTATTCCACCTTTGCCGCCTCAGCCTGCTGTCGAAAGGCTTGTTGCAGCCTATGTTGATTTTGTCGGTGTTACCGGGCCTATCATCCATATTCCGACTTTGGGCAAGCAGTTGTTGAAAATTCGTGAAGGAACggatgtggaggaaggcgaCATCTTTGTTGTAATGATGGTGCTTG CATTGAGTACTATGGCTTCTTCGAGGTTTGTTGACCCTCCAGACGACTTGCGAGCGTGTTCTGAGGCTTTCCACGCCGAAGCTATGAAACACCTTGATGCTGTCTTCGAGGAACAGAGTTATG TCAGTCTCCAAGCTATTCTCCTTCTGGTGTGGTATTCCCTTCTCAACCCCGATAAAGGCTCCATTTGGTTCCTTGTGGGCCTTGCTACCCGAGCATGTGTCGATCTCGGATACCACAACGAACATAATGTTCAGGTCGATCAGCTCGACGCACTTGAACTGGATATGCGACGAAGGCTGTTTTGGTGTACATACAAAATGGACCGGCTATTGTCGCAGTCTTTGGGTAGACCGCCCAGCATCCCCGATGGTTTCGTCAATGTCCCT CTTCCATCCAATCTTCACGATATTGACATCCACGCTGGACATTACGGCCCGCTCACTGGCGAACCATGTTCCTACAAAGCCGTTTTCCTCCATACTACCAAGCTTCGTCAGCTCCAGTCTGAGATCCTTTTCAACACTTATGGCGTACATGGGTCAACTGGGAGATTACCATCGGATGAATGGTTTGATGACTGTTACGGCAGGCTGAAGCACTGGCTCAAGACTGCTCCGGAGCCAAGAGGAACCGTTTCTACGGAAGGATTTGAGCTCTCATTCCACA ACTCATGCTTGCTATTATTCCGCCCTTCACCTGGGTGTCCTCGACCAGGAAGGAAAGCGCTCTCGACTGTACTCACGAGCTCGGGATACATCATCCGAATCTATAGGAGAATGCAGTTGAATAATCGAATCAGCTGGCTCTGGATGACT AGTCACTTTTCATTCATGGCGGGGTTGTCGTTCCTGTACGCTTATTTCAATTTGTACAGTATGGGTGGAGGGCATGATGTGCCTTCGATTGACGACGCGATGATGGATATTGAATCGTGTCTCGGCGTGCTCGAATTCCTTGCTC CTCGCGTGCCGTCGGCAGCTGCATGCCACGACACTCTGCGTACTTTGTCTCAGGCGATCTTCAAACAGCTCTCCGATCTTGATCCACCTCATACTACAGTCACGTCATCCCCCAATCGCCGTTCCTTGCTTCGTAGTGCGCCCATCTCCTCGTCTCGGGAAGACCCACTTCCAAACGTTTTCCCTGCGCCTTTGCCTCCCGTGGCTCTACCGTACGAGCTTTCATTACTCGACAACCTGTTCCGAAACCCCATGGCTTCGCATAACAAGGCGTCCGACTACACCAGTAACAAGTTATGCGGCAAGCGCAAGGCCGAAGCTGAGGGGTATAACCAGTCTACACCTTTAAGTATGCCCTCAAGAGCATTTCACTCGGCCGGCGAGTATCCTGCATCACAGTCAAGTTCTGGTCATGGAAATGGAACCATTTCAGATCCTAGTACTATGATGGGTACGTTTGGTATGGCCGCTCACCTGAATTTGCATCCTGGGAGCAACTTGCCCTTATTCCCGCCATCCAGCGGTCCAAATTTGTCGACGTTGGCGAACacagctgctgctgctgccgccgccGGTTCATTCACGCCAGCTGGGGAAGCATCTAATGGAGCCATGTTGAATGTGGATAATGAGCAGAATGGGTTTGATATCTTTAGCTTTTTGATGGACGACGAGGGAGGATTGGGAATGAATGGGTTTTCTTTGGATGTGCCTGCGGATTTCTCCTTGTGGGGCTAG
- a CDS encoding PP2Cc protein phosphatase, with the protein MTAMSSSHISLRSLPRLRPRLPRLPAHARRFHDYIRGPMDRGTYKVPLSSPKVVGAFSSRGQREYQEDASSIQALQLSPQELQSSLARLKKPAGWDPSAAGSEFLARQVAYFGIFDGHGGKQVSQYLAKRLHVLVEQVDSTSISPIVEWTKEKHGGYFKRWRGGALQRWTQWADGKREGEEIKEGKGNEAESGQGKTLMTLEERLTLAFLEADKEILTSIEKSDRCGSTASIALLHSLDSPSQPYWAAKKLAVTIAHCGDTRVLLCNRSTGLVTPLTERHHAESRIEASRLRRMGAGLLVSDSYGESRWMGAVENTRGFGDGRWKPSGVTVEPQVETRVIDGDGHAYMILATDGITSLISDQEIIDLARRSLDPSRAAKTIVHFAEDLGASDNCTCVVVPLAGWGDVGGEDRTEDRREYRRRHAETMNTRMQRM; encoded by the exons ATGACAGCCATGTCCTCCAGCCATATATCCCTCCGCTCTCTCCCCCGTCTCCGCCCCCGCCTCCCCCGTCTCCCCGCCCACGCACGGCGTTTCCATGACTACATCCGAGGTCCAATGGACAGAG GGACATACAAAGtccccctctcctcccccaAAGTAGTAGGAGCATTCTCTTCCAGAGGTCAACGAGA GTATCAAGAAGACGCATCGTCCATACAAGCTCTCCAGCTCAGCCCTCAAGAACTGCAATCGTCGTTAGCGCGGCTCAAGAAACCTGCTGGCTGGGACCCGTCTGCAGCTGGCTCAGAGTTTCTGGCTCGGCAGGTTGCTTATTTTGGCATCTTTGACGG ACATGGAGGCAAACAAGTATCCCAATACCTCGCCAAACGGCTGCACGTCCTGGTCGAACAAGTGGACTCGACGTCGATCAGCCCGATAGTGGAATGGACGAAAGAGAAGCACGGCGGGTATTTCAAGCGGTGGAGAGGCGGGGCTCTGCAGCGGTGGACACAGTGGGcggatgggaagagggagggggaagagatcaaggaaggcaagggaaATGAGGCGGAGAGTGGACAGGGAAAGACGTTGATGACTTTGGAGGAGAGGTTGACTCTAGCTTTTCTCGAG GCAGACAAGGAGATCTTGACAAGTATCGAAAAATCCGACCGATGCGGTTCAACAGCGTCCATCGCGCTTTTACATTCACTCGACAGTCCTTCACAACCTTACTGGGCGGCCAAGAAGCTCGCCGTTACAATCGCTCATTGCGG CGACACACGCGTCCTCCTGTGTAACCGCTCCACAGGCCTCGTCACTCCTCTCACCGAGCGACATCACGCCGAATCACGTATCGAAGCTTCCCGTCTCCGACGTATGGGCGCCGGTCTGTTAGTCTCGGATTCGTACGGCGAGTCGAGGTGGATGGGCGCGGTGGAGAATACGAGAGGGTTTGGGGATGGCAGGTGGAAGCCGTCGGGGGTCACTGTCGAGCCGCAGGTTGAGACGAGGGTCATTGATG GCGATGGTCACGCATACATGATCCTCGCCACAGACGGTATCACCTCCCTCATCTCCGACCAAGAAATCATCGACCTTGCCCGCCGCTCCCTCGATCCCTCCCGCGCAGCCAAGACGATTGTCCATTTCGCAGAAGATTTGGGCGCTTCTGATAATTGTACATGTGTGGTGGTGCCACTTGCTGGGTGGGGGGATGTAGGAGGGGAGGACAGGACGGAGGATAGGAGAGAGTATAGGAGGCGGCATGCGGAGACGATGAATACGAGGATGCAGAGGATGTAG